GGAGCACACACCCCCACTTCCAAACTCACGCCTCTTCCATCTGGTGAGTCTGTGCCCCTCCTTCGCTCCAGGACACCCAGAGACCAGCCCACACACCTTCTAGAGGGCAAGGTCAAGTGAAGGGGTCTGAGACTGCATCCTGGCTCGTTGCGGAACAGCACTGAGGTGTGCAGGCACCTGTCCAGAGCCCAGCAGGACTCTCCATCCCAAAACTCTTCAGGGTCTCTGGGGCAGGACAGAAAAGGCTCAGAGGGCAAAGCAGAAAGGTGGGCTCCCTTTGGGTGCCCACTAAGCAGGCCAGTGGGTCAGAGTTTGCTTTGACTTTTTCTTAGAACATGCACGTGTAACCAGGTATCGGGCCCTCAGCATGCGTTCTCTCCTAAGTTGTCCTTctgtcttccccttcccttctcttctcctgtCCCTTTTTCCTCTTATTTGCTTATTATTCTTTCTCCAAAGAGCTGCCATCACCTGTCCCATCCTCTCCACCTTCTGCCAGGGTCCTGTTTCGGCATCCCCACTCCCACCTGGACAGGGACATGCCTCCTGCCTGGCCTCTCTTCTAGCTTCTCCCACTAGTCCTTACACACATCTTCTTGGGGATTTACATTGGAGTAGAGTGTGTGGCTTCAGACATTGGCTCTGGGGTTACAGAGACCTAGAACCGAAGCTTGGCCACTTCCTTAGCTAGAGGAccttcagcctcagtttccttacctgtaaaacaGGGATGGCAACCTGGGTTGTAGTAAGGATTCATTTGTACTGGATTAACACACATTCAGTGCTGTGCTGGCATGGCAGCTGCTACTCTAATTTTTTAGTGTAGTTGGTTGTTGACTACTAAGCACCAGTTTTGTTGCAGCCAGAATACACTTGGCGGCCGCCCTGTGGAGGGATGCGCAATCAGAGCTCCCAAGTGATGGACTCGCCCACAGCCAGGCCTGTGGAACCAGGTGAGTGTGGTCTAGTCCTGGTCTATCTCACTGGGGGAGATAACTTTTGTCCTACTGGGAATGCTCCAGTTTGGGGATGATGTGACTACCATCTGGTCTTGGTGGAAGAGAGGCTTCATGTTCCAAAATAGTGTTGAGAGGATGAGGAGGTGACTGCAGAGTGAGGGGATTGAAGTCATTCATGCATTAATCTGAGTGTGGTGTTTgaatgccaggctctgtgctgggtgctaGGGAAGCCACATGGTAGAAACAGGTAACCGTTCCTGCCCTGAAAGAGCAGGGgacaaagaaatgacaaaaaaacacaccaaaaaaacctGACACAAATGGGCTTCAGTtgcactcaggtgccctgaaggAAGGAGAGCAGCTAACAACGGAGCCCAACCTGGACTGGAGGCGATGATGTTGGAGTTGAGACCCTCAGAGTGTGGCATTAGCCGGGTGAAGAGGTGACAGTGGAGGATGTTTttgtagagaaatgaaaaatacaaaggccctggtgggagggagggaagacagaaGGCCAGAGAAGACTGGAGGAGCCAAGGACAAGGTGGGGAAGGAGAAACGGGCGAGGCAAGGTCAGGGAGGTAGGTGAGTGCAGGCTGTCAGGGACTTGTGGACGGATGGCAGGGGACTGGCCTTTTCCTAAAGATGATGTGGAATCCTTGCACATATTGACAGCAGAGTGGCATGACAGATCAGATGTGCATTTGGAAAAGCCCCGTCAGGTCACGCATGGTGTTGACCATCAACAGCTGGGGACTAGAGGTCTAGACGTTCACTGAAGTCATAGGAGGACTTCAGGTCCCTAATGATGACCCTGCTTTCTGCAAGGCTCTGTGGGGCGGAAAGCACTGCCTTGCTGGTGTGTGGGGACATCAGGGAAGCTGAGTCCCCTCAGCACAAAGAGGGTTCTCTAAGGGTTGTGGCTTTGCAGAGATAGAGCCAGCTCTGCCAGGAGGTTAGAGGGCCCTCACAGGGTGAGGGGTGTGCGAGCAGAGGCTGCAGGGTAACGTGGAGGCAGCGTGGTTGGGAGGAGGCCTtgggcttattggccattttCTCCTGGCTCCCGGCAGAGCCCTGGAGGTTGTGTGGGGCCCTTCAGACGCCGCTGTAATGAGGGGTGAGTGGGCAGGGCTGTCCCCTCCCCCTGAACTGCTCCCCCTCTGGGACCTGGAGCCAGACGGGCTCAGCTCAAATACCTCTTAGATCTGGCACTTGAGGctaattcttaaaaatctctctGTGCTCTTATTCCCTCTCCCATAAAGGGATACTAATATGCCTGCCTTGTAGGGCCAAGCGAGGATTGAATGACAAACATCCCTAAGGTCCTAGCCTAGGGCCTGGTGCTTGGCAGCACTTAACTCTCTGATTTCCGTTGTTACTTGCTGGTTTCCGTAGGCCTTTGAAGTCTACTGTACTCCATCATCTTTAAAGtcctcaatatttttctttctttagagtcTACGAAAAATGACCGTGAGGGGCCTCAGTGAGACCAGATTACGTCACTTGGCTCCACCTTAGTCATGTAGAGCCACCTGATCCCAGATTACGGAAATCCAGAGGCCGTGTTCTCTGTGTAGCTGTGTACCCTCGGCTGGATGGGAAGCCAACGGGCCACTGGGCTGTGCCCCAGCCCAACCTGAACTGTTTACACACTGGAGAGGCTCCACCCAGAAGGCTTCCATTTGGGCCCCTCCTTTGGTGTGACCAGGAGAAACTCACTACCTTGCGACCAAGTGGAGAGAAGCCTGCCTCACCCGACCTTGACCTGCCATGTTTGTGGAATCACAAGGACATCAGTCTCAAGAGTAGGGTAGCAGATGAGACCCCTTCCTTTCAAAACTTCCCTGGAAATGGTTCCAGCCCCTCTGAGGAACACGTTCAACtcatgtgtgtgtttaatttttgctTCAAGCTCTGTAGTAGCAGGACCTGCCCCATGGCCAACCCTTCCCCTCTGAGGAGCTGTGGGAAGAGCGGGTTTGCTCCCAGAAGCAGAGGAGAACGACAGGGTGTTCTGTTGCAAGGCCCTCTGCTTCCACCCACGGCAGCCTTGCCAGCGCTATGGCAGCCTGGGATAGAGGCCGTGCTGGCCGCGTGGTCTGAGGGACCCACCGTGAAGCCACCAGACCCTCGGCCCCACAGCTGGAGGCCTGTGTGCCAGAGGCCCAGAATAAGGTGGCTGGCTATGCCTGGGCGGCTGTTTGCACGAACCTTGGACATAAATCCAAGTTGAAGATCAGTATTCTGTGACTTGTGTTCTTTTATGCCCTGGCTAATGGCGCCCTCCCAGGGAGTGTGCTGCTTTCCTTGTCCCTCTGTGCCCTGACCCACTAGTCCACCGAGAGCATCGCCAGGACTCGTGGCCGATatcccctgggccctgctccAAGCCTTCCCGTGGTTGGGGCACccaggggcagtggaaggggtcTGGGCTGAGAGTCAGGTGACCCAGGTTTAAATTCCAGTCCTGCCCCCCACACATCAGGAGAGACCGGGCAAGGCTGCCCCTTCTGTGAGCCTGTTTCTACACCTGTCAAATGAAATACTTCATCTCAGCCCCAGCTGCCTGGAGAACTGCAGGAGGGAATGGGAGTGGACCTGAACTGGCTTTATAAATTCCAGATGCCAATTAGAGAAGCAGAGTGGGCCTAGGTAGAAACCGAACAGCAGGGGCCCAAAGCACgcactcccaccccctcccttccccaccccagctaCAGTGGCCCCATGGAGGAAGCAGTAGGCTCGGGTGCTGCACAAAGGCCTTTACTGGGCAGATGgggattgggggcgggggggagtctAATGCCAGGGAccagggtgaggggagagggcacATCCTCCAGAGAAGCAGGGGTAGCATCCCTGTCCAGGGGCCTCAGCCTGAATGCACTAAGGGCCGGCCCTTCAGACAGGCTCAGGGGAGGTCCGCCCATGAGGGCTTCGGGCCCCTCCTTCATGGAGATGCCATTCCTGACACGGGGAACATGGCCTTTGCTCTCACATCTTCCTTGGCTGCTTTCTGGGAGCACTAAGGGGTGGGTAGGGGGCTTGGGAGGGCCCTTCAGGAAGGAGAGCAGTTGCACAGTGGAGAGAAAGATTGGGCAGTGTGGTAGACCCAGAAACGTCTGGGCACTTCAGTGGTGGTATTTGGAGATAATGGGAGGTGCTGGCCTCAAGGTTGAGGTCTAGGTCAGAGCAGAACTGTTGGATCTAGAGCTGGTTTTGGGCTCAGCTAAAAGTGAATGGTTATCATTGGAACAGAGAactggagagaaaggggaggtaTTCCCTAGTACTCTCCATAGCACAACGGCTGTGCACACACCTGTGGCACACGTCTGCTGTATTCATGCAGGTAGACACAGGTGGCTGTACACTCATGCACACACGGTCACACACACCTAGGCATGTGTGCAAACACGCACATGCACAGCAATACAGACACAATCATATGCGCATGTTTGTGTTGGGTTGGGGCCTTGTGTAATAGTAGGAGGTCTATGGTGGGAGTGTGGTGCGGTTAGAGAAATGGATTCCTTCCTGAATGGagtccctccccagccctggtgTGGTGGACATGGGGTAGGGCAGGCCTGATTTACTTCCCCTTGATGGCCAGGGCCGCCTGCCGCCTCATGTACGCCAGGATGTCCATCTTGACGGTGCTGACCGTGGTCCGGTGGTACCAGCGCATGATGGGTATACCATCTGGCCCCACCAGGAACTTCTCAAAGTTCCAGCGGATGTCATGGACCTTCATGGGTTCCCAGAAGAGGCGGCCAGGTGAGCCCAGGAGCTCCGAGGTGGGAGGACAGGAGTTCTGCAGCAGGGATGAGAGGAGTGTCAGCGTTGCTTGGGgcccttcccaccttccctctccAGGCCTTCCTGGGGGATAGGAGGACAGCCTGGCACTGAGAAAAGGACACCCATTTTGGAGTTGAAAGTGGAATCCCAGGACCACCTTTGGTTCTAGCAGGTTGTAAGACCTTTACTTGTCCCTTCTGGGGCCTTGCATGGGCCTCATCGATAAAATGGGCTACTGAGATCCTAGGGTCTGCAAAGCCTTATGGTTGGAATGATAGATGCCAAGAAATcctcccaggggcctggaagTAGGGGAGGGTGGCACAGGCCTTGCCTCTGCGTGGGCTGGAGCCAGGAGTGGCCACAGCTCTGTCCAGGGCAGGTGTCCAGCGGGCCGAGTGGCTCCTGCAAAGGTGGCTATACCACTCACCTTCAGGAATGTGTAGaacttctgctctttctctccattcACATCCCCCTTCTCAAAGAGTTGGAAATTGGGGACAAAGCCCCCACCTGGTCGGACATACCTACAAGGAAAGTTCTTATGTGGGTCCCAAGGAGATGGGCATAGGGCTCAGAAATGACCAGAATGGACTGAACAGGGAGGGGGTGttggaaatttggattttattccacaCCCGGCAGTGGGAGCTGATAAGTATCGAATGGGCATAGGTACAGTGTGGGCATAGGCACAGCAAGCTTCTTTTCCCTGTTTGGTACCTTCTCAGTAACTCTCCCTgcctacaccccccccccccgccgccccaccaTTGCACCACGCACTCACACACAGTCATCCCTGTCACCCCTGTCTCCAACCCCTCTTCTATTCATGCTAGCAACTGGGGTTCCTGGAAGGGGAGCGTAATTCTTGGTGGCTAAGTACCCGTCATGTATAGGAGCCAATGCAAGAGATGCCTGGCACCCAGGCTGGGGCACCGGGGAGCTGAGCTTTCTCAAGACACCAAGCAGGCAAGCACTCACTTGAGGCTGGGTAGGATTTCCGAGTTCTCTCCTGGCTCCTGTTTTCCGAATTGGTTGCAGGGGAAGCCCAGAATGACCAGACCAAATGGCGCAAGCTCTTCCTGTAGTGCATTCAGTTCTGGGCCagggagaaagcagagaggaaggtAGCCTATCAAGGAGCCCTGCCCATCcgtaccactccccctgcttaccCATCGTATAGCTGAAGTCACCAAGGCCTGACAGGGGAGGGGCCTTGGCCAAGTTGCCCAGTGAGTGTGGCAGTGCGGGTATACAAGTCCCATTCCCCTGGCTCCAGTCTGGCTGGGTTGGAGGTTTGGGGAGGAAAGAGAACAATACCCTTTCTCAAATCAGTAGTCAGCTGCCCACCACCACTGGGCCAGCAGGCTGAGGGCTCCTTCAGGACTCTCAAGATTGAGTGTCTTAGAGCAAGAGCGACACatccctgggcagaaggcagaggacTTCCTGAGAGGTGGGTGGGCTCCTCACCCACCCTATACTCTGGCAGTTTGGGAATCGATGGGAGGGCCTCCCCAGTTCCCTGGGTGCTAGCACCTAGCCCATCTCTTGCAGGAACACACTCTGCTCTGTTCCAAGGCTAGACAGAAGCATTCTAGACCAGAGCACCCAGTGCCCCCTCGGCCATCCAGCCCACTGTCCTTCCACTGTCAGGAATTTGCCTGAGACTGCCAGGCAGACATGCAGGGTCAGATTGCCCTTGCTTTCCACCCCGCCCCACCACTCCCTCACCATCACCAGCCGACTGTGCTCAGCCTCACAGCATCTTCCTGTTCCCTCAGGCTGTTTGCTCTgccctggctcagcagggaggagtgaggatgccaggatcatgaaaCCTGGGTGAAACACCTGGGATTGCCACTGACACACGTACTCGGGACCTCCGCCTACCTGCCTGCTTCCCACATAGGGGCCAAGAGAAGCGTTAGGGCACATGGGGCTGCGGGAAGGTGTGAGATTCTCAGCCGGATAACGCTACCATTTCTTACTCCAGTGAAAGGATGCTCCAGGCACACCCAATCTCCTCCATCCCTCTGCTTTCAGGGCAGTTGGGGGGCCCAGGGATGAAGGGTAACCGAGAATCTTGCAGAACATGTCCGAAGGTGATCAGACCTCAGGCTTACATAATCGTCTTCACCAAAATATGGAAGACAGTAGAATTGGGATACAGGGTTTGTTTTCTCATGATCACGATCACCCCTTCCCACTTGCACCAAAAAAGCTTCGGTGATTAAAATGTGCCCAACTGGCAGAAACAGCCCCAAAGCAGGGAAGCAGGGGTGGGCTCTTACCAAGGTATTGGCCTGTCAGGCCTCAGTAGCTGGCCACGTTGACAAAGAGGATGTATTTGCCAGCGTACTGCTTAAAGGGGATGTACTCCTCCCCGTTGATGGTTAGGGCTCCGTACTCATAGATGGTGCCGCTCACACCCCCGTGGCAGTCCGTCTGGAACAGAGGAAGACCAGCAGCAGGGAGCtgttagagctggaagggaaaCTGGGCATCTCTATTTTCAGGATAATGAAAGATACCAACAGGgggagtgacttgcccaagaccatTCTACGAACCGGAAATGGACCAGAACAAAGGTCTACTTCCTTGTGCAAGGTAATGATTATGAAAGCGCTTAATCGGCCAGTGACTGTATGGAAACCTGAAATACTGCTTTCTGTGACCATTACTTCCGCCTCCCATGCCCACTTGTAAACATTTGCCAGGCCTGGGGGAGACCGTGCTGGTGCCGGTGGTTGCATTATTGGACGCGTGGATGGAGGCTCCCAGGGTGGCCGTTGCCACCACCAGCCAGGCAGGTGATGCTGTGGGTGAACAACAGCATCGTGGAGGAGGAACTGAACAGAAAGGAGGAAGCGGTGGTGTGGAGAGGGGTGATTCAGATCTGGAGGACTGGAAAGCTGAGGCTGTCGCTATAAAATAGGGAAGAAGGAGCCACGAGGAAGGGGAAGGCCTGCCAGGAGGATTCGGTGTGACGGCCAGGGCAGAGCAACAGGGCCTCGCCCATGCGAGACGGTCCCTGTAAGTGTGCACCTGGACGACCGGTAAGCCTTCCTCTTTGCCCAGCTGCTACCCTCCCCCCATCAACCTCCAGAGCAAGTAGCCAACAACGGACTCTGAGGTGGGGGACCCAGATGCCACgtccagctctgccactaactcCCTGTGTGGTCTGGGGCTAagc
This genomic stretch from Canis lupus familiaris isolate Mischka breed German Shepherd chromosome 4, alternate assembly UU_Cfam_GSD_1.0, whole genome shotgun sequence harbors:
- the GPX3 gene encoding glutathione peroxidase 3 precursor (The RefSeq protein has 1 substitution compared to this genomic sequence) is translated as MARLLRASCLLSLLLAGFVPPSRGQEKSKTDCHGGVSGTIYEYGALTINGEEYIPFKQYAGKYILFVNVASYUGLTGQYLELNALQEELAPFGLVILGFPCNQFGKQEPGENSEILPSLKYVRPGGGFVPNFQLFEKGDVNGEKEQKFYTFLKNSCPPTSELLGSPGRLFWEPMKVHDIRWNFEKFLVGPDGIPIMRWYHRTTVSTVKMDILAYMRRQAALAIKGK